The following are encoded together in the Cynocephalus volans isolate mCynVol1 chromosome 4, mCynVol1.pri, whole genome shotgun sequence genome:
- the LOC134376093 gene encoding LOW QUALITY PROTEIN: zinc finger protein 260-like (The sequence of the model RefSeq protein was modified relative to this genomic sequence to represent the inferred CDS: substituted 1 base at 1 genomic stop codon), with protein sequence MRCKEFSVCRNAPPPREADWMHAGEKSDEGNITGKLWRHCEHLNQHSKIHAQQQAFEYSGQWKSFNTEPILLEQMKEYMGETSCKFDYGKVFHKSAVLAKETIPVSEKSFQFDICWRKFCENYELTEQQKVHSEEKPYKYSECDKSFMKKLPLTIHKITHTGEKLYVSNECGKTFHKSSNLSKHQRIHTGERPYEHSECQNTFPEKSNLNKHKRIHTGEKPYECRKCKKAFNHNSYLRVHHRSHTGEKPYECKECRKTFYCKSHLSEHQRTHTGEKPYECKECRKTFYCKSHLSEHQRTHTGEKPYECKECRKTFYRKSHLNEHQRTHTGEKPYECKECGKTFYCKSNLSVHKRIHTDEKPYECKKCKKAFNRKSHLSVHQRTHTGEKPYECNECGKTFYSKSNLSVHKRIHTGEKPYECKKCKKAFNCKSHLNVHQRTHTGEKPYECKECRKTFYCKSHLSEHQRTHTGEKPYECKECGKTFYSKSNLSVHQRLHTGEKPYECSECGKTFHRKSHLSRHQRIHTGEKPYECSECGKTFHEKSNLIKHQRIHTGGKPYECSXCGKTFHSKSLLSGHQRIHRGEKPYKCSACGKTSHRKSHLSRHQRIHTSENPYECSECGKTFHEKSNLNKHQRIHTGEKPYECKECRKTYSSKSCLRGHQRTHTDEK encoded by the coding sequence ATGAGGTGCAAAGAGTTCAGTGTATGTCGGAATGCACCTCCTCCTAGAGAGGCTGATTGGATGCATGCTGGAGAGAAATCTGATGAGGGTAATATAACTGGGAAATTGTGGAGACATTGTGAGCATCTTAATCAGCATTCCAAGATTCATGCTCAGCAGCAGGCTTTTGAATATAGTGGACAATGGAAATCCTTCAACACAGAGCCAATATTATTGGAACAGATGAAAGAGTATATGGGAGAGACATCCTGCAAATTTGATTATGGGAAAGTCTTTCATAAGTCAGCTGTTCTTGCCAAAGAGACAATTCCAGTATCAGAGAAATCTTTTCAATTTGACATATGTTGGAGAAAGTTCTGTGAAAATTATGAACTCACTGAACAGCAGAAAGTACACTCAGAGGAGAAACCCTATAAATATAGTGAATGTGATAAATCATTCATGAAGAAATTACCCCTTACAATCCATAAGATAACACATACAGGGGAGAAGCTATATGTGtctaatgaatgtgggaaaacttTTCACAAGTCCTCAAACctcagcaagcatcagagaattcacacaggtgagagacCATATGAACATAGCGAATGCCAAAATACCTTTCCTGAGAAGTCAAACCTCAACAAGcataagagaattcacacaggggagaaaccatatgaatgtagaaaATGTAAGAAAGCTTTCAACCATAACTCATACCTCAGGGTACATCACAGAtcccacacaggtgagaaaccttatgaatgcaaagaatgtagaaaaactttcTACTGTAAATCACACCTCAGtgaacatcagagaactcacacaggtgagaaaccatatgaatgtaaagaatgtagaaaaactttcTACTGTAAATCACACCTCAGtgaacatcagagaactcacacaggtgagaaaccatatgaatgtaaagaatgtagaaaaactttcTACCGTAAATCACATCTCAAtgaacatcagagaactcacacaggtgagaaaccatatgaatgtaaagaatgtggaaaaactttctaCTGTAAATCAAATCTCAGTGTAcataagagaattcacacagatgagaaaccatatgaatgtaagaaATGTAAGAAAGCTTTCAACCGTAAGTCACACCTCAgtgtacatcagagaactcacacaggtgagaaaccatatgaatgtaacgaatgtggaaaaactttctaCTCTAAATCAAACCTCAGTGTAcataagagaattcacacaggtgagaaaccatatgaatgtaagaaATGTAAGAAAGCTTTCAACTGTAAGTCACACCTCAatgtacatcagagaactcacacaggtgagaaaccatatgaatgtaaagaatgtagaaaaactttcTACTGTAAATCACACCTCAGtgaacatcagagaactcacacaggtgagaaaccatatgaatgtaaagaatgtggaaaaactttctaCTCTAAATCAAACCTCAGTGTACATCAGAgacttcacacaggtgagaaaccatatgaatgtagtgaatgtggaaaaacctttcacaggaagtcacacctcagcaggcatcagagaattcacacaggtgagaaaccatatgaatgtagtgaatgtggaaaaacctttcatgaAAAGTCAAATCTCatcaagcatcagagaattcacacaggtgggaaaccatatgaatgtagttaatgtggaaaaacctttcacagtaAGTCACTTCTCAGtgggcatcagagaattcacagaggtgagaaaccatataaatgtaGTGCATGTGGAAAAACCTCTCAcaggaagtcacacctcagcaggcatcagagaattcacacaagtGAGAATCcgtatgaatgtagtgaatgtggaaaaacctttcatgaGAAGTCAAATCTCaacaagcatcagagaattcacacaggtgagaaaccatatgaatgtaaagaatgtagaaaaacttaCTCCAGTAAATCATGCCTCAGAggacatcagagaactcacacagatgagaaa